A window of the Natronomonas salina genome harbors these coding sequences:
- a CDS encoding HalOD1 output domain-containing protein, with translation MGTYGWGESSATVAVVEAVAAEAECDADELPTLCDVVDPDALDRFFEVGPERELPGRRVVFEYADFEVAVSGDRRIEVSKADVAATADGRRSAVADVDG, from the coding sequence ATGGGAACGTACGGTTGGGGTGAGTCATCCGCCACGGTCGCGGTGGTCGAGGCGGTGGCTGCCGAAGCTGAGTGTGACGCCGACGAACTGCCCACGCTGTGCGACGTGGTCGACCCGGACGCGCTCGACCGGTTCTTCGAGGTGGGGCCGGAGCGCGAGCTCCCGGGGCGACGCGTCGTCTTCGAGTACGCGGACTTCGAGGTCGCCGTCAGCGGCGACCGGCGCATCGAGGTCTCGAAGGCCGACGTGGCCGCGACGGCCGACGGCCGTCGCTCCGCCGTCGCGGACGTCGACGGGTAG